The Cucurbita pepo subsp. pepo cultivar mu-cu-16 chromosome LG05, ASM280686v2, whole genome shotgun sequence nucleotide sequence tataaagggtgtttcgttctcctccccaaccgatttaggatctcacaatgtaTGTGTATGAGCTAAAGTAATATCAGATTACATTTGTCTATGATATTAACAGATCCGAGCAGTAACATAATCTGGGTAACCAAGTTTCAAATAAACATCACAAAATGAAGAAGGGCACTTACATTTCAAACAACTTCCCAGGAACCCACCAATGTCCAGTGTTGAATACAAGAACATCTGAATCAATCCACTGGCTGCTAATACTATCCAACACATCAAGTTTAAGGGCAGACTTCACCCTCTTAGGTGAATGTTTTGGCATCGGACCTTCTTGCACAAGGAAAACCGAGCGAAAGAACTCAACCGTGAAGTTAAAGGAACTAAACCGAACGCCTAAGTATTTAATCCGCTTCGTAATCGTATTCCCATTCATCTCATAAACACTCCTTTTATCCTCAACCCCACTCATAAGTAAGCATATCAAAGATTCCCATTGTGTTCTACTCATGGAATCTCCAACAAATACAACCCTTTTACTCCGCAGCATTTCCAGCACATTTTGCACATCAAATTTTGGCACATCACAATTCATCGGTTTCCACCTCCATTTCAGATAACTCTGATCCACCCTACCATTACCTAAGCAATCAAATCCCTTCTCAGCAAAAGGACAGTCTGTAGCATTGTAAAGTGGATAGCTATCATCCAAGATCCAGTTTCCTTCATACATATTGCAGCTTCCATTCGAATAACTCGATTTCGAAACATCATTATGATGAGAAGACAGAGGAAGAGCAGGCAATACATGAATATAACCAGCAGTAATCACTACAAGAGATGAAACAAGAAATCCAATGCCAATAAACACATGATACCAACGGGAGATCCACCCCACACGACTCACCCTGGGGCTACCAGAACTTAAAGCCCTTCTACCAAACGAAACACTCTTATTGAACCCCATGTTTTTACTCAAATTACTCATCTTATCAACCATAATGCCATCCAATGTTTACCAAatcaacaaagaaacaaacagcTAAAGATTCAGCAACTATCTTAAACTAGCATTGATCAAGTCCTAGAATCACGAATCCCTAAAATCCCAGAACAAAACTATCATCATTCTGTAATGATTTATCTCAGAACAAAGCCAATGTACCAAAATTGCAAATGGGTAGCttcaaaactgaaaaaaaatggaaccCCACATGAAGAAATGGATAAATTGTTGTGATAAGTTGAATGGAATCGGAAGAAAAGGCAAATCCAGAAGAGGGTGAGTGTGTTGGAAGTTGCAGAGGCAGAGAGAAATTACCTTTAGAAATGGTTGAAGGATCTTAGCAGAAAGATTGGAAATGGAAAGATTTGGGAAACTTCGAGAATTGAAAATGTCGGTATgatgttttattattgaaatagaAGAAGATTGAAAGGTGGTTGAGAGGAGCAAAACACCGACCGAGACAGGGAAATAGCAACAACAACANGAAGATTGAAAGGTGGTGTTCTCTCCTGATATGGTTGCTCCTACTGAAGANNNNNNNNNNNNNNNNNNNNNNNNNNNNNNNNNNNNNNNNNNNNNNNNNNNNNNNNNNNNNNNNNNNNNNNNNNNNNNNNNNNNNNNNNNNNNNNNNNNNNNNNNNNNNNNNNNNNNNNNNNNNNNNNNNaaaaaaaaaaaaaaaaaaatgttcagtGGTTGATTTGGTAATAAGTGGGATCTTTAAGGTTCAATCATTTGCCATTAAAcgaaaatcaattttgaatttcattttatttttatagtttatatggagatttaatttttttagaaaaatgttagataattagatattaatttttattttttttattctaaagggtaatatatatatatatatatttttaaataaaaaaacataaatgtaAAAGTGAAGCAATGAATCTATCGTTTAAAcctactatttttatttaatataattattaaattcataaaaaatggtaaataattattttaaagaattttaataaattaaagaaaagaaaaaaggttaaagaaataatttttaaatagttaattgaaatatttcactaattttttttttctgaagggaagaaaaagtgTGCGTGTTTTTAAAGCTCACAGAAAAgcgttttatttatttatttattttattttatttattattattattattattattattattattttgacaaATCAGAAAAGTGTGCTGGAAAGAGGAATATTTTAACCCATTTCGATATTATATCGcaattattataatgttttaaccAATTTCGATTAAAATTACTATAATGTCCTTAGATTTTTAATAACTTAAAGTCGCTGGTGTCATAATGTATGTTCTTAGGTGGAAcacaaaagtatttttaacaCAAGGTACGAAAtatagtataaaaaaaataaaaatatttaaaatgttaacctaagtctaagacATGAAATGTTGCTGttctatgcatgtgtcatggtctttaaTTGCATGTCGTCATCAGGAGTGTTTTGTCTTTAACTGATatagaagtagcacacgacttagtattttaagaaatattcggtgagtgactccactattggaaatgcaaacacatgaaACTCATAATTAGGGACCTATGATTAGTGACATCTAGTTCgaacaaaattggatgtgtagtactttcctaCACACAACCCACACGTGTGAGTGTGGATATCCAGACGGTTTACCCCCAtggacccatcatagtcgaaCTAGCTGTCCATAGCGTCGTCGGGAGGTTAGCAGACCCTCGAGTGTTATGCGAGGCGTGATGATGATTATTATCATAGTGTACacgtccgtactcatcatcataaattgAGGAGTAACTCGATGTTTATGTACACACAAAGTGCATGAGGTCTCTAtagtttttatctttaaatcattttgATGACACAATCCTATACACAGTTGACATCATATAATTTAGATTATCGGaatgattattttaatattttcttcttcttattattattttaatcttttcttgttattattattaactccataaatattttagattatCAGAATGATTTGTGATGAATTTAATgggataaaaatatttaattttatttgtgtcACCTAAAACTTTTCTGTGActttctatatttaaaaattatgcaaTTTTATGGAAGTTCTTAAATAGGATACTATTTATGTTGAGtatttgtgttttatttagaaattattttaatgattttcaaattgattAGGGTGAGTCATAGTGTTAACGAGAACACGAACTTATTCTAATTCTTTGAAAGTAATTGATGTGAggactaaaataaatgtaCTGTTTGATGTGATAATCATATCTCATACGACAGTGACATAGGACCGAAATTTTTTCTACACATATATCCAATGAAATCATGTTTCATTTTGTTGGGAATTAAAGAGATGATTTTTGGACTTATTTGCCCCTacttattttctaaatttttaattactcaattaattacattaattgtgatgtcctacgTTCCttgaacaaaccaccatttatgagggtgtgaaaaccttcccctagtagacgcgttttaaagccttgaggggaagcccgaaagggaaagctcaaagacaacaatatctgctagcggtgggcctgagtcgttacaaatggtatcagagccagacatcgaacgatgtgctagccttctcgctgttctctgaagggggtagacataaggcaatgtgccagtaaggatgttgggcccaaagggggtggatttggaggcgatcccacatcgattggaggaaggaaagagtgcgagcgaggacgttgggccccgaagcggggtgaattgtgatgtcccacattagttggggaggagaacaaaccatcatttataagggtgtgagaCGCGtattaaagtcttgagggaagctcaaaagggaaagttgCTTTCATGTCATGACCTAGCAAGAACAAGTAAATTCATGACCCACCAAGAACAAGTagttatttctttatttaaaaaaaaggtcacTCAATCACAATGCCCTAAATGAGGAGGATTCTTCTTATGGAACtgcaataaaattttagtgagTGGCTAATTATCTGATTACACAATATATAATTTCCACAAAATTCATTTTGAATCATTTCTTTCGACTACTTTAGTGGCTAATTACCCAATCACACAGCGAGCGAGCGAGCAAAACCTATACCATTGGACACCTTTTTCAATTAGGAcccttgttcttcttctgtttGGACTATTTTTAAGTTGGACGATAAGACCCAACTTACAAAATCGATAGATTCTTGTGGCTCAATCCAATCGAGAGAATATCAAAGAAAAACGATACGAAATGTTGAAGATAAGGAGAAGAGTACATATAAAAATGTGTAGATTGGTGTGTCATTTGATAACGTAACTCTGTCCATACTGTATACTAAGTACAATGATAGGTATGAAATGGATATCAAAACCTTGCGTTTCCCATTGTTTTGTTAGGGCCACTGGTTTTAGATGAGTGCCTCTTGTTTTACCCTTAcgattctcttttctttatttttctccccTTTGGCCCCACTTCACTTTGGATAATAACTCATATTCCTTctcaaaaacaataatatttcttaCAACTTTCTTTCAATTTACCTCTAAACAATTGTTTCTTCTACTAATCATgaattttaatcttatttcGACACCCTTTCTGCGACAGTACAGTTCCCGAACACCTTCCCACCTTTGTAACGACTCTAAATTTTTCTGCTACTTAAAGTCATTACCATCATCTTTCACTCATGAACAATGGGAAAATTTTTTGGATCGTGAATTGAGGAAGATTACCTACCTTTCTTTTGGTTAATCTAAAGAATGCTTCCTAGTTCATTCTACCAAATCAATTACGAGGGACTTAAAACatggaggaaaagaaaaggaacggtgaaaattaaaaacaaaaaacaaaaaaagatatgCCACAACTTTATATACAAAGAATATGGCTGATTTTCACTTGTCTTTTCGAGTTTCTACTATTCATCtcattttttgtgtttaagACGACGTCATTTCATAGTTAATTTCTATCGAAttgatatataatttaaagttctATTATAGTTCAATAATCATGATGATTACTAATCTATCGTTTAATGATTACATAAATTCAAAAGGGTTGATTTGAGCTCATATCTAATAATGATTTGAGTTCTTAATTTTGTAGAACTTGTTCGGTTGATTTGAGCTCATATCTAAAAATGGTCGTTCATTCTTACCCAATTAcctttttcattaaattcGTAAGGGGCAAACAGGTGTCCATTCTAGAACACATGATCAAAAGATTGGgtcaaaattgaattaaagCAATAATGATCAACAACAATTGATACTCATATTGGAAAATTGAGTGGACAAGGCAGAGCCACCGCCCCAAACCCTCTTCCCAATTGCCTTCACCAACGGCGCTGCCTTGGGCCTTTGTTGGGAAGTAGCCACCCATTTGCGCTGCATGTAAGTGGAAGTTCTGCAAGGGGGAATATGGAGGCCACTCTCCTTAAGCGACTGCTTGGCTGCCGAGCATAGAATTGATATTATTTGCACAACCTTCTCTTCACTCCCTACGAACACCGATGGCAGTGCTTGTGTCAGCTGCTTGTAACTCTCTGTTGCTCTTGCCACTTCAAATTGCGCCTTGAAATCTATGTCTATTATCATCCTTTTCCCACCCTCTGCTTTCATCTCAATGTACTCGTAATCCCCTGTTATAGatgaaatatgttattatttgtaatagtctaagtcCACTTCTAGCAGATATTTGGACTCACCGGGTGGGCATCCCGTGGAAGTGACCCAAGAGGTGTGACAAAGGTCGCAAGAATGATAGCCGTCCATTTTGAGCTTCATGACAAGCCATTTCTTAAGGGGGGTGGTCTTGGGAGCATCTGTTTTCCTTCTCATGTGCTTCATCACAGCCTGACTCACTTCAATTTCAGCTGTTCTTGCAGTGTTCCCAAGAATCTCCTATACACATGAATTGAATTAAAGCATAGAATTGAAGGGTTTTTGTGTAATGGGTATTGTAAAATGGAAGGAATTAGTACCTTTAAAGTGAAAAAATAATGGGTGTTGGAGGGAAGAGGGAGAggatttgaagaagaaggggttGGAGGTTGAGGTGATTCAATGAAATCATCAATCATTTGAACTAATCTTTCCTCCTCTGAACTCCCCATGTCTCTGTTTGTTTGGGTTAAGAGGTGAGGGAATATAGGATGGTTTTAATGGGATGGTTGGGTTATGGCGGTGGGTGTGAAAAGAACAGGTGATGTGTTATCATCCTTATCTTTTGTTTGATTACAAGACAGTGTTTGAAAGTGacaagaagaagattgaagGTGCACCCACTTCCTGTAAACTTCGATCCAATGTGCTACACCTTTTGCTTTGGATAtctgttttgtttggttttggtGTCATCTCCTTTGCTCTGCCCCTCACATGGCTAACCTACACTCTAACCCACATACATCACAACCTCcatattattttccttctttcaataaaaatatatacatatatctaaattatttgaagaatTGTTTTTCTCGGGCAATCTTTGGTTTGTTCAAAAAATTGGATGACTCGAAAAATTCTGTCAATCTAACCTTTCCTGCATGGTTTGGATGGggttataaacttatttaagATGAGTTGGATTAGattcaataaatgaaaattttgtgatatACTTGGTTCATGAGTTCTCCTAACGCTAGGTCAGTTAAATGGAACCAACGGTGTTAATTAGGTGGTTTATGGACTTTTGTTGTTGCTCTCCATGGTGCTTTTGGATTAATCGGTTTCATGTTAATCCGTTCAAATTGCAACCTTATAATGCAATTGCATTgctatttttgtttatgtatTCTTAAGAAAAGAATACTTAACTCATATAACTCAACTTTCTCTAGGTAACTGGATTATCCCACAATTCTCCATAATgcctttgctttgggcttcccaaaaagcctcgtaccaattGAGATAGTAGGATtcactataagcctcccctgaggcttatggagatctcgaatagcctccccttaatcgaggctcgactcctttctctggagccctcgaacaaagtacacaatttgttcgacactttaatcacttttgactacaccttcgagtctcacaattctttgttcgatatttgaggattctattgacatggttaagtttagggcatggctctgataccatgttagatgaatacgactcgccacaatggtatgatgttttatgaattcattCCTTTTACCTAGGCAGTGTAATAGTGCATGAATTGAAGTGCTACACGATAACTTGATCTTATTTTACATCTATATGTGACCTTAATGTTTGTGGTAATTCAACTTCATCAAAGTGCTCAATCCACCAAGATTCAACCTAATGAACCAAGTCCATGAATTGGGCTTATAAGCCTTGCTTGGAGGGTGGGccttataaaatttatgaagcCCATTAGATTAAGGCCTGGACTTCTTTCAATTGGGCTTGCTCATTCATGATAatgttgaaacaaaatattgtgGTAAATATGTAATTTCAGCTAAAATAAAATCCCCAAAAGAGAATTAATCAAGGGATAAGGGgtgaaaatgaaacttttagaAGCTTCATAACTAACAAGGCCAAAAGATGTTTTTTCTTAGGCGCATGCCTTTGGTCCCCCATTTTGAATGAAGGTTTCTTCAAACAAAGGGAACTCCCTTTGTTGTTTCTTTCGCAACCTCATTTTCGAATGAAGAACTCTCTTTAGTGACGTAATAGTCTCCTTCCAAGACCGGGCTCGAACATACCATATGAACAAGACAACTATTTCAAACTTCATGGTTTTCAATCTTCACTTATATATTCTTCCAACTCGTTGATTTCGTATATCATTTCACAACACAACAAACGAGATCTTAATAAGGAAGATTTCGAGCTAAAAGTCTGCTCAAAGTTTACTAAAACCAATGTGAAACGTCAGGCAAGGGATAAAAGAAACTTAAATGGGAGAAAAGTAGGAATGGAGTAACAAGCAATCACTTTTCACAAGAAATGAAAGCACATTTATCTCACAATTGTATTACAGTAATATACCTAACAGAACTTCATCCTTCACTACCAAATCTTGGGAAAAATCTGGCATTCCTCCCCCCTCCTCCTCCCGGGCCTGGTTGGTCCGAGCCTCGACCTCGGCCGAGGGAATGCAATACAAATTACTTTGGTAGAATCAGCAACAACTGTTGACTTTGCAACAAGATtcagcagaagaagaagaaaaaatggtgaa carries:
- the LOC111794594 gene encoding protein trichome berefringence-like 7 isoform X2, giving the protein MVDKMSNLSKNMGFNKSVSFGRRALSSGSPRVSRVGWISRWYHVFIGIGFLVSSLVVITAGYIHVLPALPLSSHHNDVSKSSYSNGSCNMYEGNWILDDSYPLYNATDCPFAEKGFDCLGNGRVDQSYLKWRWKPMNCDVPKFDVQNVLEMLRSKRVVFVGDSMSRTQWESLICLLMSGVEDKRSVYEMNGNTITKRIKYLGVRFSSFNFTVEFFRSVFLVQEGPMPKHSPKRVKSALKLDVLDSISSQWIDSDVLVFNTGHWWVPGKLFEIGCYFQVGNSLKLGMSIPTAFEVALRTWASWIEENIDTNRTHVFFRTFEPSHWKDHTFKYCSVTDEPVNETRGREKSIFSDTILEVAKNMKAPINVLRITSMSAFRSDAHVGKWSDNPSVPDCSHWCLPGVPDVWNQILVSYLLTEYDSVVQRTVVMLCRDITWWRLR
- the LOC111794594 gene encoding protein trichome berefringence-like 7 isoform X1, whose translation is MVDKMSNLSKNMGFNKSVSFGRRALSSGSPRVSRVGWISRWYHVFIGIGFLVSSLVVITAGYIHVLPALPLSSHHNDVSKSSYSNGSCNMYEGNWILDDSYPLYNATDCPFAEKGFDCLGNGRVDQSYLKWRWKPMNCDVPKFDVQNVLEMLRSKRVVFVGDSMSRTQWESLICLLMSGVEDKRSVYEMNGNTITKRIKYLGVRFSSFNFTVEFFRSVFLVQEGPMPKHSPKRVKSALKLDVLDSISSQWIDSDVLVFNTGHWWVPGKLFEIGCYFQVGNSLKLGMSIPTAFEVALRTWASWIEENIDTNRTHVFFRTFEPSHWKDHTFKYCSVTDEPVNETRGREKSIFSDTILEVAKNMKAPINVLRITSMSAFRSDAHVGKWSDNPSVPDCSHWCLPGVPDVWNQILVSYLLTEYDSVVQRTRYHLVASALNQTRNL
- the LOC111795677 gene encoding uncharacterized protein LOC111795677; protein product: MGSSEEERLVQMIDDFIESPQPPTPSSSNPLPLPSNTHYFFTLKEILGNTARTAEIEVSQAVMKHMRRKTDAPKTTPLKKWLVMKLKMDGYHSCDLCHTSWVTSTGCPPGDYEYIEMKAEGGKRMIIDIDFKAQFEVARATESYKQLTQALPSVFVGSEEKVVQIISILCSAAKQSLKESGLHIPPCRTSTYMQRKWVATSQQRPKAAPLVKAIGKRVWGGGSALSTQFSNMSINCC